From a region of the Fimbriiglobus ruber genome:
- a CDS encoding Gldg family protein — MTTGGTDTSGAGSAAGGGVVDFVAENRPVVGWILAAIGLACFALGGWYFYKGLLPPAAKTPSSEKADAKGDKPLDRPETEKVAVANQLEYVSGGIAGVTGALVGLGLGVSLLAGIPSPSPAARRTDARMTLLLTGGLYGAVFMLASAWFLVLEFNTLVSTIAAGTLPTSKELLGPIVGLLAGVGAVLLGVQPARVEERGNALIRRLIYGANLGLTTLLLIVLLVLANVFVSLRVPNKLDTTEFGLHSLTLSEATKDYVAGLSKTVRVDVILRDNNDAVETDVRRLVGLCQEINPERFVVRNLSVAHNEKDIDELIKKYRQLNINDFGLLFSLEEDDKQATFVSLRDMQDSTPEPGSQGREPKLTFKGEGELVKALLTLTETSSRPKLYFTQGSRELGIDPATAGEGRAANELKAALERTGCQVARLDFEPNATAPKVPDDADIVVVADPLGPLPDKTIAAVRAFMTQPRPNGKKGKLIYLSGAHANPEGTELVATGLEGLLQEFGVQVGNQVIYTIPNSQRSIPASSVMCICDPQREQDRNPIALALSGLAIGLSNVRRVEPAQAHGPNATADRLVTTIPGQWTFLETALLPNPNRAAEELKENQNQELFNKKNVSRGPRGAAAVASTEGTPRVVAFGFGDVFSDQGGRGFQSNPVPTNMFTASVNWLRERPAVANLTSKTYGRFSLNPAADDARLRWLPVGILLASIPAVGFGVWMFRRK, encoded by the coding sequence ATGACTACGGGCGGAACGGACACGAGCGGGGCGGGATCGGCGGCGGGCGGCGGCGTGGTCGATTTCGTCGCCGAGAACCGCCCGGTCGTGGGGTGGATCCTGGCCGCGATCGGGCTCGCGTGTTTCGCGCTGGGCGGGTGGTACTTTTACAAGGGCCTGCTGCCGCCGGCCGCGAAAACACCCAGCTCCGAAAAGGCCGACGCCAAGGGCGACAAGCCCCTGGACCGGCCGGAGACGGAAAAGGTCGCGGTCGCGAACCAGCTCGAATACGTTTCGGGGGGGATCGCGGGCGTGACCGGCGCGCTCGTCGGGTTGGGGCTCGGCGTGAGCCTGCTGGCCGGCATCCCGAGCCCGTCGCCCGCCGCCCGGCGGACGGACGCGCGGATGACGCTCCTCCTGACCGGCGGGTTGTACGGGGCGGTCTTCATGCTCGCCTCGGCGTGGTTCCTGGTCCTCGAGTTCAACACGCTGGTCAGCACGATCGCCGCCGGAACGCTCCCCACGTCGAAAGAACTCCTCGGCCCGATCGTCGGGCTCCTGGCCGGCGTGGGCGCGGTCCTCCTCGGCGTCCAACCGGCCCGCGTGGAGGAGCGCGGCAACGCGCTGATCCGCCGGCTCATTTACGGCGCCAACCTGGGGCTCACGACACTCCTGTTGATCGTCCTTCTGGTTCTCGCGAACGTCTTCGTGAGCCTGCGGGTGCCCAACAAGCTCGACACCACCGAGTTCGGGCTCCACAGCCTAACGCTGAGCGAGGCGACGAAGGATTACGTCGCCGGGCTGTCCAAGACCGTTCGGGTCGACGTGATCCTGCGGGACAACAACGACGCGGTGGAGACCGACGTCAGGCGGTTGGTCGGCCTCTGCCAGGAGATTAACCCCGAGCGGTTCGTCGTCCGCAACCTGTCCGTGGCGCACAACGAAAAAGACATCGACGAGTTGATCAAGAAATACCGCCAGCTCAATATCAACGATTTCGGGTTGCTGTTCTCTTTGGAAGAAGACGACAAACAGGCCACCTTCGTTTCCCTTCGGGACATGCAGGATTCGACACCCGAACCGGGGAGCCAGGGTCGCGAGCCCAAATTGACGTTCAAAGGCGAGGGCGAACTGGTCAAGGCCCTGTTGACGCTCACCGAGACGTCGAGCCGGCCGAAACTCTACTTTACCCAGGGCTCGCGCGAACTCGGGATCGACCCGGCGACCGCCGGCGAGGGCCGCGCGGCTAACGAGTTGAAGGCCGCGCTGGAGCGGACCGGCTGTCAGGTCGCCCGCCTGGATTTCGAGCCCAACGCGACCGCGCCGAAGGTGCCGGACGACGCCGACATCGTGGTCGTGGCGGACCCCCTCGGCCCGCTGCCGGACAAGACGATCGCCGCCGTCCGGGCCTTCATGACCCAACCCCGCCCGAACGGCAAAAAGGGGAAACTCATCTACCTGTCCGGCGCGCACGCGAACCCGGAGGGTACGGAACTGGTCGCCACCGGTTTGGAAGGGCTTTTGCAGGAGTTCGGCGTCCAGGTCGGAAACCAGGTCATTTACACGATCCCGAACAGCCAGCGGTCGATCCCCGCGAGTTCGGTGATGTGTATTTGCGATCCACAACGGGAACAAGACCGTAACCCGATCGCCCTGGCCCTGAGCGGCCTCGCGATCGGCCTCTCGAACGTCCGCCGGGTCGAGCCGGCCCAGGCCCACGGGCCGAACGCGACGGCCGACCGCCTGGTCACTACGATTCCGGGGCAGTGGACGTTCCTGGAGACGGCGCTCCTGCCCAACCCCAACCGGGCGGCCGAGGAACTGAAAGAGAATCAAAACCAGGAATTGTTCAACAAGAAGAACGTGAGCCGCGGGCCGCGCGGCGCGGCGGCCGTCGCGTCCACGGAGGGCACCCCCCGCGTCGTCGCGTTCGGGTTCGGCGATGTTTTTTCGGACCAAGGCGGGCGCGGGTTTCAAAGCAATCCCGTCCCGACGAACATGTTTACGGCTTCCGTCAACTGGCTCCGCGAGCGGCCGGCCGTGGCGAACCTGACGAGTAAGACGTACGGGCGGTTCTCGTTGAACCCGGCGGCCGACGACGCCCGCCTACGCTGGCTGCCGGTCGGCATCCTGTTGGCCAGCATCCCGGCCGTCGGATTCGGGGTGTGGATGTTCCGGCGGAAGTAA
- a CDS encoding AAA family ATPase, translated as MPSDPASVPTRALLEPFYRAVEGVLVGQRGLIDRLLIGLLTDGHVLLEGVPGLAKTLAVRTVARALRLTFRRIQFTPDLLPADVIGTQVYNPRSGEFTVKQGPVFANVVLADEINRAPAKVQSALLEAMQEHQVTIGDTTFPLPRPFFVLATQNPIEQEGTYPLPEAQVDRFMLKVLIDYPGKEDELAILDRMGSVDASTHAEPALEAADLALLRRTVDETYTDTKVKQYLVDVVRATRKPAEYGLDLAGLIQYGGSPRATLALLRAAKAHAFLNGRGYVTPEDVKRIAPDVLRHRVMVSYEAEAEDTRPDEIVKRVLDHLPVP; from the coding sequence ATGCCATCAGACCCCGCGTCCGTTCCCACCCGCGCACTCCTCGAACCGTTTTACCGGGCCGTCGAGGGCGTTCTCGTGGGCCAACGCGGTCTGATCGACCGGTTGCTCATCGGACTCCTCACGGACGGCCACGTGCTACTCGAGGGCGTCCCGGGGTTGGCCAAAACGCTGGCCGTTCGGACCGTCGCCCGCGCATTGCGACTGACCTTCCGCCGCATCCAGTTCACGCCGGACCTGCTCCCGGCGGACGTCATCGGCACCCAGGTGTACAACCCGCGGTCCGGCGAGTTTACGGTAAAGCAGGGGCCGGTGTTCGCCAACGTCGTCCTGGCGGACGAGATCAACCGCGCGCCGGCGAAAGTCCAGTCGGCCCTTCTGGAAGCGATGCAGGAGCATCAGGTCACCATCGGGGACACCACGTTTCCGCTGCCGCGGCCGTTTTTCGTCCTGGCGACACAAAACCCGATCGAGCAAGAAGGAACGTACCCGCTGCCCGAAGCCCAGGTCGATCGCTTCATGTTGAAGGTGCTGATCGACTACCCGGGGAAGGAAGACGAACTGGCCATCCTCGACCGCATGGGGAGTGTCGACGCGAGTACCCACGCCGAACCCGCGCTGGAAGCAGCCGACCTCGCATTGCTACGTCGCACCGTTGATGAAACCTACACCGATACGAAGGTGAAGCAGTACCTTGTAGACGTGGTCCGGGCGACGCGCAAGCCGGCCGAATACGGCCTGGATCTCGCTGGTCTCATCCAGTACGGCGGCAGCCCGCGGGCGACTTTGGCCCTCCTCCGGGCGGCAAAAGCTCACGCCTTTCTCAACGGCCGGGGGTACGTCACGCCCGAGGACGTCAAGCGGATCGCGCCGGACGTCCTCCGGCACCGCGTCATGGTGTCTTACGAGGCGGAAGCCGAGGACACGCGACCGGACGAAATCGTGAAGCGGGTTCTGGACCACCTCCCGGTGCCGTGA
- a CDS encoding DUF4340 domain-containing protein, with protein sequence MNFRPTVILFVLAAAIVLALVVSAIFDGGKDVKTDGLVAPLTHAGVKDTEIDTVELVRSEPSEERLTFVKVGNKKWELREPVSAKVDSVAVERIISQLYQAKPIKYNELSDNLVAHGLDKPTLKVTLKSQDKSATVNFGSTTIGGDRAVMFVTTGVAPRRPLAVRRADFSALFRDGSKSDGAAWVTAKWITDYRAKRLLGANAMDPTSEVAALKITTGGKELALTKSPSGTWTFTAPPGYGEADDAGSSGPTATTGAFTGVNPLLAALTGLQAMSNDDFLENQKPEDFAKYGLVANDPKVIRVELQLKGAPAPEVLFIGKPVEENGKPVVPSKVYCRIDGDSAVVKVATDRVESLRQTAVDPREMRNRDVLPPSKRDEINAIDLTVGSAVVKLRKFADPAPAATGAPGARWVLFGGPGDPTDAKRSEVEALLTVLTRPRAAEDVLTAPDNAAFAAPETKAVVKVWYGPAEQPAKVEPGKPQPEPKVKDPATELTFGRTDALAVFVRRTGAGAPADLKLSLATLAQVQKSRLVFLDPKLKSFNAGTVVRLAFNRGAEQYDMTRNETTGLWTFAKPDGRKGKTADSEKATVLLSTLTLMSPDRLVAENPTPDELKKWGLDPAAPHTKITVGLNDPADKERVYELGAETEDKKSVYARQDGRPFVFLANTAAAEKFAKEDLRDMTIFRVDPAKVTKIKLRGWRGLLGGPNPHEYQFEKKGTAWAPVAPTPAEFAVDPAKLDQLLTALKTPRAAAFVNIRLEPQYGLEPAINPDWFEFTIEQDGKPHTLVLGSKSDGPNVYGMSSGVPGEVFTIDATAIRALTDKPASLQK encoded by the coding sequence ATGAACTTTCGACCGACCGTGATCCTTTTCGTGTTGGCGGCGGCAATTGTTCTCGCACTCGTTGTCAGCGCCATTTTCGACGGCGGCAAGGATGTCAAAACCGACGGGTTGGTGGCGCCGCTCACGCACGCGGGCGTGAAGGACACGGAAATCGACACGGTCGAACTCGTCCGCTCCGAACCGAGCGAGGAGCGCCTGACGTTCGTCAAGGTGGGCAACAAGAAGTGGGAACTCCGCGAGCCCGTTTCGGCCAAAGTCGATAGTGTCGCCGTCGAGAGAATTATCAGTCAGCTCTATCAAGCCAAGCCGATCAAATACAACGAGTTGAGCGACAACCTCGTCGCCCACGGGCTCGACAAACCCACGCTCAAGGTCACGCTCAAGAGCCAAGACAAGTCGGCGACGGTGAATTTCGGGTCGACGACGATCGGCGGGGACCGGGCGGTGATGTTCGTGACCACCGGGGTTGCCCCCCGCCGTCCGCTCGCCGTCCGCCGGGCAGACTTCTCCGCCCTGTTCCGCGACGGGTCGAAGTCGGACGGGGCGGCCTGGGTCACGGCCAAGTGGATCACGGATTACCGTGCCAAGCGGTTGCTCGGGGCGAACGCGATGGACCCGACGTCCGAGGTCGCGGCTCTGAAAATCACCACGGGCGGCAAGGAACTCGCGCTGACCAAGTCGCCGAGCGGCACCTGGACGTTCACCGCGCCGCCCGGGTACGGAGAAGCCGACGACGCGGGCAGTTCGGGACCGACCGCGACGACCGGCGCGTTTACCGGGGTCAACCCGCTCCTGGCCGCGCTGACCGGGCTCCAGGCGATGTCCAACGACGATTTCCTCGAAAATCAGAAGCCGGAAGACTTCGCGAAATACGGGCTCGTCGCGAACGACCCGAAGGTGATCCGCGTCGAACTCCAACTGAAGGGTGCCCCGGCGCCCGAGGTGCTGTTCATCGGCAAGCCCGTCGAGGAAAACGGCAAGCCGGTCGTTCCGTCGAAAGTCTACTGTCGGATCGACGGCGATTCGGCCGTGGTGAAGGTGGCGACCGACCGCGTCGAATCGCTCCGCCAGACCGCGGTCGACCCCAGAGAAATGCGGAACCGCGACGTCTTGCCGCCGTCCAAGCGTGACGAAATCAACGCGATCGACCTGACCGTGGGCTCCGCGGTGGTCAAACTCCGGAAGTTTGCGGACCCGGCCCCGGCGGCAACGGGGGCTCCGGGTGCCAGGTGGGTTCTTTTCGGCGGACCGGGCGACCCGACGGACGCCAAGCGGAGCGAGGTCGAAGCCCTCCTCACCGTCCTCACCCGCCCGCGGGCCGCGGAAGACGTTTTGACCGCGCCCGACAACGCCGCCTTCGCCGCCCCGGAGACGAAGGCGGTCGTGAAGGTCTGGTACGGGCCGGCCGAGCAGCCGGCGAAAGTGGAGCCGGGCAAGCCGCAGCCCGAGCCGAAAGTCAAAGACCCGGCGACCGAGTTGACCTTCGGTCGGACGGACGCCCTGGCCGTGTTCGTCCGGCGGACCGGCGCCGGCGCGCCGGCCGATCTCAAGCTGTCGCTGGCGACGCTCGCCCAGGTCCAGAAGTCCCGTCTCGTCTTCCTCGATCCGAAGCTCAAGTCGTTTAACGCGGGCACCGTCGTCCGCCTCGCGTTCAACCGCGGGGCCGAGCAGTACGACATGACCCGCAACGAGACGACCGGGTTGTGGACGTTCGCCAAGCCGGACGGGCGCAAGGGCAAGACGGCCGACAGCGAAAAAGCGACCGTTCTGCTCAGCACGCTGACACTCATGTCTCCGGACCGGTTGGTGGCCGAAAACCCGACCCCGGACGAACTGAAGAAATGGGGCCTCGACCCGGCCGCCCCGCACACGAAGATCACCGTCGGCTTGAACGACCCGGCGGACAAGGAGCGGGTGTACGAACTGGGGGCCGAAACCGAGGACAAGAAGTCCGTGTACGCCCGCCAGGACGGCCGGCCGTTCGTGTTCCTGGCGAACACTGCCGCGGCCGAGAAGTTCGCCAAGGAAGACCTGCGCGACATGACCATCTTCCGCGTCGACCCCGCCAAAGTGACCAAGATCAAACTGAGGGGGTGGCGGGGCCTACTCGGCGGGCCGAACCCCCACGAATACCAGTTCGAGAAGAAAGGAACCGCGTGGGCACCGGTCGCCCCGACGCCGGCCGAATTCGCGGTCGACCCGGCCAAACTCGACCAACTCCTGACCGCTCTCAAAACGCCGCGGGCCGCCGCGTTCGTGAACATCCGGCTGGAACCGCAGTACGGCCTGGAACCGGCGATCAACCCGGACTGGTTCGAGTTCACGATCGAGCAGGACGGCAAGCCACACACCCTCGTACTCGGCAGCAAGTCCGACGGGCCGAACGTATACGGCATGTCCTCGGGCGTGCCGGGCGAAGTCTTCACCATCGACGCGACCGCGATTCGCGCGCTGACCGACAAGCCCGCGTCACTTCAGAAGTAA
- a CDS encoding WD40 repeat domain-containing protein — MFVSRGTGRVIRYVDGHAAYILDLAFTPDGSKVLSVSYDHTGLVWDVTIPTFTDRKPGVLTPKALADNWGPACRTGSGSGLAGDRGIGRFASRVGGVFGRPPQTTSGSQRRCPRPDFQAT; from the coding sequence GTGTTCGTCAGCCGTGGGACGGGCCGGGTAATCCGGTACGTCGACGGGCACGCCGCCTACATCCTTGATCTGGCTTTCACCCCGGACGGATCAAAGGTTCTCAGCGTGAGTTACGACCATACCGGGCTGGTCTGGGACGTGACCATCCCGACGTTTACCGACCGGAAGCCCGGGGTGCTTACGCCCAAGGCACTCGCCGACAATTGGGGGCCGGCTTGCCGCACTGGATCCGGTTCTGGGTTGGCGGGCGATCGCGGAATTGGCCGGTTCGCCAGCCGAGTCGGTGGCGTATTTGGCCGACCACCTCAAACCACTTCCGGTTCCCAACGCCGCTGTCCTCGACCGGATTTCCAAGCGACTTGA
- a CDS encoding ISAzo13 family transposase (programmed frameshift) yields MELTDGFKATLAETARMLRGSQRRLFMARTVQSLGAGGQRRAETEFGWNRVTIRKGMHELRSGITCCDAPTARGRARAEEKLPRLLADIRDIAKGFSQTDPQFRNRRLYTRLTAEELRRQLIEQKGYQTAELPTPRTLRTKLNDLGFHLTKVAKCKPKKKIKQTDAIFAKLKVVNRSADEAETVLRLSWDAKAAVKIGDFSRGGKNRLERKGADHDFQPKGILNPFGIFLPQWDDLHLYFTASAVTSDFIVDVLERWWGSNRQRFPRVDTLVINQDNGPELHSRRTQFLKRMVQFARDQALRIRLAYYPPYHSKYNAIEHCWGILENHWNGELLDDVDAVLEFARTMTWNGKKPEVELLCGTYRKGIRLSPRQMKVVEKHVTRDAELGKWFLDIDGPSLRLG; encoded by the exons ATGGAACTTACGGATGGGTTCAAAGCCACTCTCGCCGAAACGGCAAGAATGCTTCGCGGCTCGCAGCGCCGGCTGTTCATGGCGCGGACGGTTCAGTCGTTGGGAGCAGGCGGACAGCGGCGGGCCGAAACGGAGTTCGGCTGGAATCGCGTGACGATTCGTAAGGGGATGCACGAACTGCGGTCCGGTATCACCTGTTGCGACGCCCCCACGGCACGCGGCCGCGCCCGCGCCGAGGAGAAATTGCCGCGTTTGCTCGCCGACATCCGGGACATCGCCAAAGGATTCAGTCAAACGGACCCACAGTTTCGCAATCGGCGATTGTACACGCGGTTGACGGCGGAAGAACTGCGCCGGCAACTGATCGAACAGAAGGGATATCAGACGGCGGAACTGCCGACGCCGCGGACATTGCGCACGAAGCTCAATGACTTGGGGTTTCACCTGACCAAGGTGGCCAAGTGCAAACCCA AAAAAAAGATCAAGCAGACCGACGCCATCTTCGCGAAGTTGAAAGTGGTCAATCGGTCCGCGGACGAAGCGGAAACGGTGTTGCGTTTGTCGTGGGATGCCAAGGCCGCCGTGAAAATCGGCGATTTTTCGCGTGGAGGCAAGAATCGGCTGGAGCGGAAGGGGGCGGACCACGATTTCCAACCGAAAGGGATATTGAATCCGTTTGGGATCTTTTTGCCGCAATGGGACGACCTGCACTTGTATTTCACGGCGTCGGCGGTCACGAGTGACTTCATCGTCGATGTGTTGGAACGGTGGTGGGGGAGCAACCGTCAGCGGTTCCCACGTGTGGATACGCTGGTGATCAACCAGGACAACGGCCCCGAGCTTCACAGTCGACGCACACAGTTTTTGAAGCGGATGGTGCAGTTTGCGCGGGACCAGGCGTTGCGGATTCGGCTGGCCTATTACCCGCCGTACCACAGCAAGTACAACGCGATCGAACATTGCTGGGGCATCTTGGAAAACCACTGGAACGGCGAACTGTTGGACGATGTGGACGCGGTTCTGGAATTTGCCCGAACCATGACGTGGAACGGCAAAAAGCCCGAAGTCGAGCTGCTGTGTGGGACCTACAGGAAAGGCATTCGTCTCTCGCCACGCCAAATGAAAGTGGTCGAGAAACACGTGACACGCGATGCCGAACTCGGAAAATGGTTCCTCGATATCGACGGACCAAGTTTGCGGCTGGGATAA
- a CDS encoding S9 family peptidase codes for MGLRVDWLAVRIVGHRPIILSIVWIALSVTSANAQEKPSGAYVVRPASPAVIDALRAEKIPLEELREDCELSGEVYELGQTVSTPATAREKVSAGSLLVRQSPSTARLLAPDAVSSFASKPVRVMRLTVAPTALVGPAPAATKDRPAKKPITVDVMLASRGLGGGPGITVEWLADGEHFLQTKQGKLYKVHARSGRAEAFVDPDKLRKSLAALSDLAPTAVDQIVKSPSYRMNHPRTATLVNVGQDLALAHFDGSPAVRLTRSASGKESISFSPGDKSIAFTRSGNLFAVDLATQAETALTADGGGEVLNGHADWVYEEELFHRNGRAYWWSPDGTAVVFLRLDDKPVPKFAVAAAFPNEGQLETISYPKAGAANPFVKIGVAHVAGGAVRYLDLPGYPPDSTLVSRVGWVGKTNTVFAYVQNREQTWLDFVTWPDPAAAPVKLFRETTKAWVEDLGEPHFLADGSFLILSERTGWKHVYHYAADGKLIRAVTGGEWVVQSIERIDEAAGWVYFTGTKDGPARTHLYRTLLDGPAVERITGPATTTHRITLAPKGSLFVDRFSDDTTPPRTSLFEIGGAAVRVLDSNPGRDVEQYTFGRYERTTITTKDEFVLEAAVTYPPDFDPKAKYPIWVLTYAGPHAPTVHDGWAPRLLEQTLAHSGIVVLRVDPRSASGKGAQSAWACYKHLGVQELKDLEEAVDWICKNSWADSSRVGISGHSYGGYISAYALTHSKKFAAAIAGAPVTDWRLYDSIYTERYMGLPKDNKEGYDKSSVVKAAANLHGKLLIVHGLIDDNVHFQNSAQLIDALERAGKDFEVMIYPRYRHGIVDPHYPRLQVKFIQRTMGVK; via the coding sequence ATGGGCCTTCGTGTCGACTGGCTGGCCGTCCGTATCGTGGGACACCGACCCATCATTCTCTCGATCGTATGGATCGCTTTATCCGTCACGTCGGCAAATGCTCAGGAGAAGCCGTCGGGCGCGTACGTCGTTCGCCCCGCGAGCCCGGCTGTGATTGACGCGCTTCGGGCCGAAAAGATACCGCTCGAAGAATTACGCGAGGATTGCGAACTTTCCGGCGAGGTGTATGAGCTTGGGCAAACGGTTTCGACGCCGGCTACGGCACGAGAGAAGGTTTCGGCCGGGAGTCTGCTCGTTCGCCAAAGTCCCTCGACGGCGCGACTCCTCGCTCCCGATGCGGTCTCCTCGTTCGCCAGTAAGCCGGTACGCGTGATGCGGTTGACGGTGGCCCCGACCGCCCTCGTCGGCCCCGCGCCGGCCGCAACCAAGGATCGCCCCGCGAAGAAGCCGATCACCGTAGATGTCATGCTCGCGTCCCGCGGGCTCGGCGGGGGGCCGGGGATCACGGTCGAATGGCTCGCCGACGGCGAACACTTCTTGCAGACGAAACAGGGCAAGCTCTACAAAGTCCACGCGCGGTCCGGCCGGGCCGAAGCGTTCGTCGACCCCGACAAGTTGCGGAAGTCGCTCGCCGCCCTGTCCGATCTCGCGCCGACCGCCGTCGATCAGATCGTGAAATCTCCTTCCTACCGGATGAACCACCCCCGTACCGCCACGTTGGTGAACGTCGGCCAAGACCTCGCACTCGCACACTTCGATGGATCACCAGCCGTCCGGCTCACGCGATCGGCCTCGGGCAAGGAGTCCATTTCCTTCAGCCCAGGCGACAAATCGATCGCGTTCACGCGAAGCGGAAATCTGTTCGCGGTCGACCTCGCGACGCAAGCCGAAACGGCACTGACGGCCGACGGCGGCGGCGAGGTGCTGAATGGCCACGCGGACTGGGTGTACGAGGAGGAACTTTTCCACCGAAATGGCCGCGCATACTGGTGGAGTCCCGACGGTACAGCCGTGGTCTTCCTCCGGCTCGACGACAAGCCCGTGCCCAAGTTCGCCGTCGCCGCGGCGTTCCCGAACGAAGGGCAATTGGAAACCATTTCCTACCCGAAGGCGGGAGCCGCCAACCCGTTCGTGAAAATTGGGGTGGCCCACGTGGCCGGCGGCGCGGTCCGGTATCTCGATCTGCCCGGCTATCCACCTGATAGCACTCTGGTCTCGCGGGTCGGATGGGTGGGCAAAACGAATACCGTCTTTGCCTACGTGCAGAACCGCGAGCAAACCTGGCTCGACTTCGTGACCTGGCCCGACCCCGCGGCCGCGCCGGTGAAACTGTTCCGCGAGACGACCAAGGCCTGGGTCGAGGATCTGGGTGAGCCGCATTTCCTGGCCGACGGATCATTCTTGATTCTGAGCGAACGAACCGGCTGGAAACACGTCTACCACTACGCGGCAGATGGGAAACTGATTCGTGCCGTCACCGGCGGCGAATGGGTCGTCCAAAGCATCGAACGGATCGACGAAGCCGCGGGCTGGGTCTATTTCACGGGCACAAAAGACGGCCCGGCGCGGACGCACCTGTACCGCACTCTTCTGGATGGCCCGGCCGTCGAGCGAATCACAGGTCCAGCTACGACCACCCACCGCATCACACTCGCCCCGAAAGGGTCGCTCTTCGTTGACCGCTTCAGCGACGACACGACTCCACCGCGGACGTCGCTGTTTGAAATCGGCGGCGCCGCGGTTCGCGTCCTCGACTCGAACCCGGGTCGGGACGTGGAGCAGTACACGTTCGGGCGGTACGAGCGGACCACGATCACGACGAAAGACGAGTTCGTTCTCGAAGCGGCGGTGACGTACCCGCCCGACTTCGATCCGAAAGCGAAGTATCCGATCTGGGTGCTGACCTACGCCGGTCCGCACGCGCCGACCGTCCACGACGGCTGGGCTCCGCGGTTGCTCGAACAAACTCTGGCCCATTCCGGGATCGTGGTCCTGCGGGTCGACCCGCGGAGCGCGAGCGGGAAGGGAGCCCAGTCGGCGTGGGCGTGTTACAAGCACCTGGGCGTGCAGGAATTGAAAGACCTCGAAGAGGCAGTCGATTGGATCTGCAAGAACTCATGGGCCGACTCGTCGCGGGTCGGGATCAGCGGGCACAGCTACGGCGGGTACATCTCGGCTTACGCGCTTACGCACAGCAAGAAGTTCGCCGCGGCTATCGCCGGCGCGCCTGTGACCGATTGGCGCCTGTACGATTCGATTTACACCGAGCGATACATGGGCCTGCCGAAAGACAACAAGGAAGGCTACGACAAGTCCTCGGTGGTCAAAGCCGCCGCCAACCTGCACGGGAAACTGCTGATCGTCCACGGCCTCATCGATGACAACGTCCACTTTCAAAATAGCGCCCAACTGATCGACGCCCTCGAGCGCGCCGGCAAGGACTTTGAAGTGATGATCTACCCGCGATACCGCCACGGCATCGTGGACCCGCACTACCCGCGACTCCAAGTGAAATTCATCCAGCGGACGATGGGTGTGAAGTAA